One Fimbriimonadia bacterium genomic window, AGGAGACCGTTGGATCGCCTCTCAACGAGGTAGTCACGGCCGACGACTTCACCACCACGGCGTCCGGCTATATTCTGACGCAAGTTCAGGCGGTGATCGGCTTCCACAATGATGCCGGTCCCGCGGCCGGTCCCGACGACGTGTACGCTTATCGGCTGGAGATCTACTCGAGCCCCGACGCAGCTGGCAACAGCCTAGCCGGCGACGTTGCCCACTACCTCTTCGGGCCCGAGCAGCTCCAGGTGACACCGTGGGCGACGGACTACGCTAACCAGCACCTGGTGACGATCACCGGACTCAACCTTGTTCTTGCGCCGAACCAGACTTACTGGGTCGGTCTCATCCCAGTGATGCCGCTGCAGGGTCTTGGTTGGTCCGGTATCGGAGCCTCGACCTATCAGGGTACGCCGTCGAACGGCTTCTCGTTCCAGGCTAACCCAAACGGCGGCTTTGGAAACGGACCGTGGTGGTCGCTCCAGGCGAACTTCGCGTATCGAGTCGAGGCGGTTCCGGAGCCGAGTACGGTAGCCCTCTTGGGACTCGGCGCGCTCGCTCTGGTTCGAAGACGGCGGAAGTAGACTCAGCCCTCCACCGGCCATCTCTCCGGCCGGGGTGTCTTGAAAGGGGCGGCTCTCGAGCCGCCCCTTTCCTCTTGACCCGCTCGAAGTCTCCAGGCCAAGTTGCGCGTCCGCGCCCCCGGACTGGGAGATCGGCACGGAACTTGCTTGTCGGCTGGATGATTGCTCTGGCGGGCGCACGGGCGCGCGCTTACATGGTCTGAGCCGCGATAGTCTGCGCCGGCTTGAGTCAGAAAGGGAGTCCAATATGACGACACGAATCCTCGCCATCTCTGCCCTGGCAGTAGGCGCTGCCGTTGCCCGGGCGGAAACGATCATGGACCAAATCGGTCCGGACAACTCGTACACCCCTGGCTGGATCTATGCTTCTCAGGAGACCGTGGGTTCGCCCCTTTACGAGGTAGTAGCGGCGGACGACTTCGTGACCACCGACACCGGTTACATCCTCAGCCGAGTCGAGGCCGTTATCGGGTTCTTCAACGAGACCGGACCAGCGGCCGGGCCCGAGGATGTCTATGCCTATCGGCTCGAGGTCTACTCCAGCCAAACGGCGGCCGGTAGCAACCTCGCTGGTGATGTCGGGCACTACCTCTTCGGTCCTGAGCAACTGCTCGTGACCCCGTGGGCTACTGATTACGCGAACCAGCACCTGGTGACAATCACCGGGCTGAACCTGGAGCTCCTCCCGAACCAGAGGTACTGGATCGGCCTCATCCCCGTGATGCCGCTGCAGGGGCTCGGATGGTCCGGCATCGGTGCCTCCACGTACCCCGGCCATCTTGCCGATGCCTCATCGCTGCAGGCGAACCCGAACGGCGGATTCGGCAACGGCCCATCGTGGGGAGCCCCGGCTAACCTGGCGTACCGCATCAACGCGGTTCCTGAGCCGGGCACGCTAGCTGTGCTCGGGATCGGCCTGGCAGTGCTCGCTCGGCGACGCCGGCGCTAGAGTCTGAGCGGAGCGCGGGGTCCGTTGTTATCGCGCTCCAGCGGCCAGATGTCGCCCGGCAAAAAGCCCGAACATCGACTTCGCCACGCGCGAATACGCTCTCTGACAAGAACATAGTTAGAGTCTGCAAGCACTGGGCAGCCTAGGTTACGCGATATACCCAGTAAATATACTGTAATGCAATTCGACGCTCTTGACGGAACGAAAGAACTGCTGTATGATAGCGGCACTGCTATTTTGAGCGCAGTCGCGCTTTTGTGTTGTGATCGGGTCGCGCTCCTCCTGTATTCTGGTGCCAATCGGAAAAGGAGTGCACTTTAATGAAGATCCGAACTCTCACTATCTTCGCCATGGTAGCTGCAGCTACGCTCGGGCGAGCTGTCGTGATCATGGACCAGATCGGTGCAAACAACACCTACCAGTCTGGAAACATCCATGCATCGCAGGACTTCGAGGCTGCGTTCGACGTCTATGACATCGTGACGATCGACGACTTCACCACGACGGCATCCGCCTTCAAAGTGACGAACGTGGACGCCGTGATCGGTTTCTGGAACGGCGCGACGGGTCCCGCACCGATCACGGGCTATCGCCTGAACTTCTACACGAGTCCTGCAGCCGCTGGTGCGAGCCTCGTCGGCGATGCGGGCAGCGTGTTCCTGCTTCCAAGCCAGGTCACGGTGACCGCGTGGAACTTGGCTAACAACTACATGCACCTGGTTCAGATCGCGAACCTCAGCATCGTCCTGAATCCCAACCAGACCTATTGGGTCGGCCTCATCCCGGTGATGAACTTCTCCGGCGCTGGGCAGGTTGGCATTGCCGAAACCACCGGCTTCGCTGGGACTTTCCCGATGAACAGCAACAACGTCCAGGCCAACCCCGCTGGCGGATTCGGCATGGGGCCCTACTGGGCGGTCAACACGAACTCGGCCTACCGCATCAACGCGGTTCCTGAGCCGGGCACGCTGGCGGTCCTCGGGCTGGGCCTGCTGGCTCTAGTTCGACGCCGACGCTAGTCACCACCTAGGTGCGGGACCCACTTGCGGGTCCGATGTAACAACGGGGCAGTCCCAACGTCTCGGGACTGCCCCGTCTGCTTTGCCATACCGAGGCCCCAGATATCCATGCTCCGGTCCGCGTCCGCCGCCCGACACCACCCTATCGGCGCGCTTGGCGCAAAGACCGCGCCTGGGCATGACTCGGCTCCACTCTCACCTGTACAGACCCCGATCGATCAGGGCAGCCCACGACACGAGCGACAGGAGACAGCTCGCCCTACGGAGAACGGATGCGCCACGACTGCTCGATTTCGCGCAAGCCGGAGGTGCGCCAATGTTGTTGCTGGCTATCACCTTATTTGCCGTCCAGACCGATGCACCGGTTGCGGTCCTGCCCTGGTTCACGGAGGCGGATATCCCGGGTGCTGTTAGGTTGGCAGTACCCGCCGAGCCGTTACCCTCGGCATCCGGCACTGCAGGCAAGGGTGTGAACCTCGTGCGAGAGATGGCCATCGAAGACCCACTCTTGTCACCTGACCAAGGATTGATCAGTTTTTGGGTGCGCCCGAACTGGAACGGCGACGACGGCAAACGCCACGTGTTGCTGCGACTAGGAGACCCGGATAGCAACGGCATTTTGGTGGAGAAGGCCGAGACCGGCATGCTGCGATACGTGATGGCTTCTCCCGCTGTCGTGACTGTCGGACGAACGGATGTTAGCCACTGGCGGAAGGGCGAGTGGCACCAAATTGCCATCGGCTGGTATCGCAATGAGGAAGGGAAGCCTCTCGGCCTGCCACTCTGGGTGGACAAGGTGGCGATGGACGGGCGTATAGCGGGCTATAACACGTTCTTCGACCTAGACACCATGACCGACCGGCGCGTCGTCATCGGCGATCGCGACTCGGACGCGGCGATGGATGAGTTGATCTTTCGCGGCAAGCTCTACGATAAGCACCCGCCGGACCAGATCGAGACCATCTATCGCGACTGGTTTCGCACCGCGCCGTTTACGGCGATCAGCGTGGACCACGAACCGTGCTGTGTACCCGCCGACAAGAGGGTGATTGCAGGCTACCAGAAGCAGTTCGGGCTGAAGGTGAGACTGCCGAGCGGATTCGAGCGCATCACCGACTTCGCGGTGCGCTATGGGCAGTGGTCCGAGTTCGATGCGAAGCCGTTCATTCGCTGGGGAGTGAATAAGCCCGAGATCGCCACGGTGGACGAGAACGGATTGGTGACAGGACACAAAGCCGGGCGGTGCCGGCTGACCGCGGAGTTCCGCTGGATGCGCGCGACCTATGACATCGAAGTGATACCCGCAGAGCAGCCCGACCTATGCGTGCTGTGGGTGGAACTGCTCCCGCGGTATCCCTGGGACGAGGCGAAGGACCGGCCCGCTCCGGGCGAGCGCGTCGAGACTGTCGTGCACATAGCCAACTTCGGTTTCGCCCGCTCGGCCCCCGAGGTGTTCGTGCGATTCGAATTGCTGCCCGACACGAACCGCAACTTCCGCCTGGACAAAGGCGAGCGCGCGACGGAGGTTGCGCTCAAGACCATAAGGTCCCTGGAACCACGCGAGCAGACGACCGTCCGCTTCTCCTGGAAGTGGCGCGAAGAGCCGACGTGGGTGCGAGTGACGGTGGACCCCACCAGCGCATCACCCGACCTCTGCCTACCTAACAACACGCGTTGCGACCTCAACGTCGCGAGACCCCTCCGGATGGCGTTCCCGCCTAAGGCGAGGGAGGACACCTATGCGGAGAAGAAGATCAACCTAGTCGGATCGTTCAGCTACTACGACTGGGTGCATGCAGAGGTGCAACGGCTGCAGGTGATGATGCGCGAGGCAGTCTATCCGACCACCAGTCCCGATGGCATTCGCGATGCGGTGCGAATCGACAACTTCTACGATCTTCAGCTCGGCGAATGGGA contains:
- a CDS encoding PEP-CTERM sorting domain-containing protein; translated protein: MPLQGLGWSGIGASTYQGTPSNGFSFQANPNGGFGNGPWWSLQANFAYRVEAVPEPSTVALLGLGALALVRRRRK
- a CDS encoding PEP-CTERM sorting domain-containing protein, whose amino-acid sequence is MKIRTLTIFAMVAAATLGRAVVIMDQIGANNTYQSGNIHASQDFEAAFDVYDIVTIDDFTTTASAFKVTNVDAVIGFWNGATGPAPITGYRLNFYTSPAAAGASLVGDAGSVFLLPSQVTVTAWNLANNYMHLVQIANLSIVLNPNQTYWVGLIPVMNFSGAGQVGIAETTGFAGTFPMNSNNVQANPAGGFGMGPYWAVNTNSAYRINAVPEPGTLAVLGLGLLALVRRRR